GAGGTAAGCGATTTCCGTCTCCATCGTCAGCAGCTGGTCGATCCGGGCGGAGACGAAATAGTGACAATAGACGCGGGTCAGGGGCAGAAGAAACGGTTCTCCCGCCATCCGGTCATGGCTGATGCCCATGTCACGGAGCAGCTCCGTCCGCCCGATTTCAAACCAGCGGATATAGTTCGTGTGATAGACAATCCCCATGGCATCCGTGTCCGCGTAGAACACCCGGACCTGGACGCGATGCTTAGGCATGGAGCCGCCCCCGGATGAACCGCTCCATCAGATGGTGCCCGGGAGACAGCAGGATCCCTGATTTTCTTCCCTCCGACTCCGAGTAGGAGGCTCCCAGGCATGGATTCTCGTTGTCCTCGGAGGAAAGGACCGCGAAGGGGCTCGGTTCGGACGAATGGGTGCGGATGGAGATCGGCGTCGGATGGTCGCTTAACACCATTACCCGATAAGGTTTCAGCGTCTCCAGTCCCTTCAGAACCGTCCCGACAACCTTCTCATCGAAATCTTCGATGGCTTTTATTTTCCCTTCGATGTCTCCCGCGTGGCCCATCTCATCAGGGGCCTCCACGTGAACAAAGATGAAGTCCATCTCTTTCAAGGCATCGAGTGCTTTTTCCGCCTTGCCGATGTAGTTCGTATCCGTGAAACCGGTGGCTCCCTCGACCCGGATGACCTTCAGGCCTGCGTATACCCCCATGCCGTTGAGCAGGTCTACGGCCGAGATCATACCCCCACGGAGGCCGTATGTCTCTGTGAGCGGTACGATGCGGGGGGCATGCCCCTGGCCCCACGGCCAGATGCTGTTGGCGGGCTTTTTCCCGTTGACAGTCCGCCGCCGGTTGACAGGATGGTCTTTCAGGACAGGGGCTGCGCTTCGCATCAGGCGTAGAACGGCCTCTTCTCCGTCTCCCTTCGGCAGGCGGGATGCCGCGTTATGCCCAGTGATGTCGTGCGGAGGAGTGGTGAGGAGAGAGGCGTTTCCCCCCTTCCAGACCAGGAGGTGCCGGTAGCTGATGCCGGGGTGGAACCGGAACTCCGCGTTCCCCAGAGCCCGCTGCAGGTCGGCGATGATCTCCGCGGCCTCGTCCGTCCCGATGTGGCCGGCGCTGTAACTGTCCATGATGTCCAGGCCGTCCCCTCCGAGGGTTACGAGGTTGCAGCGGAACGCCACGTCTTCCGGATCGAGACGGACACCCATGTTGGCCGCTTCCAGGGGGCCCCTGCCGCTGTAGACAAGGCGAGGGTCATAGCCGAGAACGGACAGGTTCGCCACGTCGCTTCCCGGCTGGAGACCTTCCGGGATGGTGTCCACGAGGCCGACCAGCCCGGTTCCGGCGATCCGGTCCATGTTCGGCGTCCGGGCGGCTTCCAGGGGAGTCTTTCCACCCAACTCAGCCAGGGGCCGGTCCGCCATGCCGTCTCCGAGGAGAATGACATATTTCATTACAGGTTCTCGTCCTCAATCCGGATCAGGATCGTCTCTCCGTGGACCACGTCGAGCTGGTCGATATGCTTGAGAGCCTCCCGTACATCCTTTTCCCTGGCCTTGTAGGTGGTCATCACGACCGGTACAGCCCCGCCCTGCTTCTTCCCCTTCTGGATGACCGACGCGATGCTGATGTTTTTCTCGCCCAGAATCCCGGAGATCTTCGAGAGAACACCGGCCCGGTCGGCGGCGGTGAAGCGGAAGTAATAGTTCGTCGTCATCTCGTCGAAGGGAACCAGGTGGATGTCTTCGAGGAGATCCTCTTCGAGGGTCCGGTGGGGTACCCTGCCCGAGGTGCCTTTCAGGATTTCCCGGGAGATGTCGACCACGTCTCCGATAACCGCACTGGCAGTCGGCATCATGCCGGCACCCTGACCGTACAGAAAAACCGAGTCTGCTGCGTCTCCCACGAGATGGAAGGCGTTGAAATTCCCGTTCACGTTGGCCAGCAGGTGATTCGATGGAATCATGGTCGGATGGATCCGTGCCTCGACGGCCTGCCCCCGCTGGATGGCAATGGCCAGGAGCTTGATCCTGTAACCGAGTTCCCGTGCGAACTCGATGTCCTGTTCGCTGATCCTCGTGATTCCCTCCCGGTAAAGATCATCGAGGTTGACTCGTTTGCCGTAGGCAAGGGACAGGGTGATCGCCAGTTTGTGCGCCGTGTCGATTCCCTCGATGTCAAACGTCGGATCGGCCTCAGCGAAACCGAGGGCCTGGGCCTCCTTGAGAACGACGTCGAAGGCCTTTCCCTCGTCGGTCATTTTCGTCAAAATATAATTGGAGGTCCCGTTCATGATTCCCAGAATCGACAGGATCCGGTTGGCTACGAGGGATTCCTTGAGTGTCTTGATGATGGGAATCGTTCCGCCGACGCTGGCCTCGAAGCCGATGTCCACTTTTGCGGTTTCCGCGGCCCGGAAGATCTCGTTCCCATGGGTGGCCAGGAGCGCCTTGTTGGCGGTCACGACGTGCTTGCCGTTCTTTATCGCCTTCAGAATGAACGTGCGGGCCGGTTCGTATCCTCCCATCAACTCAATGACGATGTCGATGTCCGGATCGGAGAGGATCGTTTCCGCGTCGGTCGTCAGCAGGTCTCTTTTCACGGAGACGGCACGGGGGCTCTCCATGTCCAGATCCGCGATCCTCTTCAGGACGATCTTCGCTCCGAGCCTCCGGGACAGCATCTCCGTGCTTTCCTGAAGGATCCTGACTACGCCGGTACCTACCGTGCCGAAACCGATCAGTCCGAGCGAGATGGTTTTCATTCGTCGATCCCCTTCCACGAATTCTTTGAAATCCATGCAGGTTGTCGCAGGAGCGAGGCTTTGCGAACCCGCTGTTTCTATATCAGGAAATTCGGATTGTCAAAGCAATTGTTGTCCGGGAATCGAGGAGATTCGGGGCTTGGCGGGGATGAACGGGTCAGGAGGGCTTGTGAATCTTGTGCAGGAACTGATTCATGATGAATTCGTTCATGAGCACTTTTCGCTCCGGCATGGAGAAAAGGAAGGCGCTTTCCACGAATTCGAGTTCAAGGGCCGATGCCTTGTCGAGACGGGGCACGACATCGGACAATTTCTTGACCGTCTCCAGGGCCTTGGGAGAGCGTTTTGCCAGTTCCTCTGCCACGGCCACGGCCTCCTTCATAAAATTGTCAGGGGGGGCAACCTTGTTGACAAGGCCGATGCGAAGGGCCTCCCTGGCTCCGATCGGCTCTCCCAGCATGGTGATTTCCTTGGCCTTGGCCATGCCGACCAACTGCATGAGGGGTCCGAAGAGCGGATTCAGGCCGAATTTCAATTCCGGATGTCCGAAGATGGCGCTTTCCGAGGCGATGATCATGTCACAGACAACGGCCAGGTTGAAGCCTCCGCCGAGGGCAATTCCCCCTACCGCAGCGACTACGGGTTTGCGGAACGTGTAGATCTTGGAAAGGTACCGGACCATGGATCGGAAATAATCGTCGATCCTTTCGTCCGGGATCTCAGACATTTCCTTGATGTCCATGCCTGCGGAAAATACGTACTCACCACCGGTCAGTACAACCGCTCGAACCTCATCATCGTCTCCCAGGAGCAGCAGTGCCTCCAGGAGTTCCCGGCGCATGTCGGAGGACAGGGCGTTCATTTCGTGAGGCCGGTTCAGCGTCAGGACAGCAACGCTATTCCTTTTCTCCAGAAGGATCGTCGCATCTTCCGGCACAGGTTTCATATGGATAATCCTTTGCCTCTCAAGAGAGATACCAGCCTCACAGGGCGAATCCAGGGTACAGGTAATGTGCACCGACGGGACCTGTGGACTGCTCCCGCAGTGCCTTGGTCAGGTAAGAGCGTGTGTCCTGAAGAAGGTAATCGAACAGGGAGGAGCGTTTCTTCGGTGGCCAGACAACCTCGGGGTCCCCCTTGATTCCGGCCATACCGCCGGCAACTCGAACCGCTGCTGTCAAGTCTCCCAACTCGTCCACCAGTCCGAGTTTCATCGCCCTGCGACCCGAAAAAACGCGTCCATCGGAAAAGGTGCGGACGGTATCTTTGGAAAGCTTCCTGTTGACGGCGACCGAGTCGAGAAACTGATCGTAAATATCGTCCACGAGGTCCTGGAGGAGTTCGCGCTCCTCATCCGTCATACCCCGGGCGGGCGTTCCGATATCCTTGAATTTCCCGCTCTTGATCACGGTTGCGCGGACGCCGATTTTCTTCATCAGCTCTTCGGCGTTGGCAAAGTGCATAATGGCGGAGATGCTTCCAGTAATGGTTCCCGGATTGGAGACGATGCGGTCGGCTGCACAGGCGATCAGATAGCCTCCCGAAGCAGCGATGGATCCGAGTGATGCAACGACTTTTTTCTTTTTTTTCAGTTCCAGGATCGCGCCGAAGATCTCCTGGGACGAAGCCACTCCGCCTCCAGGGGAGTCGATTCGAAGGACGACCGCCTTGATGGAAGGATCTTTCCCGAACGATTCGAGTTGCTCCACGGTGTCCTTCGAGGCGGTGATCACACCGTCGATCGGGACAACTCCGACCTTGTCGGCTAGGGAGAGGGACCGTTTGCCCCCCGTCACGTTGCCGAGCGAATACACGGCTGCCAAAAAAACCGCTCCCGCGACAAAGAGCAGCAGCAGGCCGAAGAGGATGGGATGCCTACGGATCATTGCTCAGGAAGTACCTTCCGGGACTTCACCGCTCCGAATCATGCAGTTTCGCGTTTGCCAGTGCCTTCCCCAGGTTGGATCCGATGTTCTCCCGGTTGTTGAGGTACTGCGTCGTGGAGTGGCTGCCTTCTACGGAAGCCTCGTAATCCTTGACGCTCAGGCGGATCTTTCTGTTCTTCGAATCCACACTCTTGACCACGGCGGAGATTACATCTCCCACTGCAAACAGCTCCGAGGGTGATTTCACGCGCCGCTGGCTCAGTTCGGATATGTGGACGAGCCCTTCAATGCCCTCTTCGATCTCAACAAAAATACCAAAATCCGTCAGGTTGGTCACCTTTCCGGAAACGACGGTACCCATGGCGAAACGCTGGGCCAGTTCTTCCCAGGGATTCCTCTCGATCTGCTTGATTCCCAGCGAGAACTTTTCATTTTCCACGTCCACATGCAGAACGACGGCCTCGATTTCCTGTCCCTTCTTGTAGAATTCCGAAGGATGCTTCACACGCTGTTTCCAGGAGATGTCGGAAACATGGACCAGGCCGTCAATGCCGTCCTCAACGCCCACGAAGATTCCGAAATTGGTTATGTTACGGATCGTCCCGCGAATCACCGTTCCCTCGGGATATTTCTGGCGGAGATTCTCCCAGGGATTCTGGGTGGTCTGCTTGAGGCCGAGTGAAATGCGCTTCGATTCCTGGTTGATGTCCAGGATCATGACCTGAACCTTCTGGCCTACCTGGAGCACTTTTGACGGATGGCGGATTTCCCGGGTCCAGAACATTTCCGAGATGTGAATGAGGCCTTCCACGCCGGGTTCCAACTCAATGAAGGCACCGTAATCGGTGACGTTTACGACGCGGCCGTCAATGACGGAACCGACTGGGTACTTATTCAGAATGGTATGCCAGGGGTTGTCGGCAAGCTGCTTAAGGCCGAGGGAAACCCTCTCCTTTTCACGATCAAAGGAAAGAACCTTGACCGTGATCTTGTCTCCCCTGGAAAAGCCGTCTGAAGGCCTGGAGATTCTGCCCCAGGAAATGTCCGTCACATGGAGGAGACCGTCGATGCCGCCCAGATCGACAAAAATGCCGTAGTCGGTAATGTTCTTGATAATCCCTTCGACGATGATCCCTTCTTCGATCTTGGCCAGGGTCTCCTTCTTCAACTCTTCCCGCTCCCGTTCGAGAATGGTTCTGCGGGAAAGCACAACATTGTTCCTTTTTCTGTCGTATTTGAGGATTTCAAAAAGATAACTCTGACCGATATATCGTTCCAGATCCCGGACAGGGCGGATATCCACCTGCGAACCCGGTAGAAAGGCCGGAATCCCGATATCGACGGATAGACCTCCTTTGAGGCGCTCGACGATCGTCCCGTGGATCGGCCTGTTTTGCTCGTAGGCGGAGCGCACATTTTCCCACACCTTGATTTTTGCCGCTTTTTCCCTGGAGAGAACCAGATTTCCGTCCGAATCTCTCTTATCCACCAGAATCTCGATTTCATCTCCGACGGCGACGGTGATATTCCCATCGGCGTCCTTCAGCTCCCGTGCCAGGATGTAACCTTCCGTCTTCCAGCCCACATCCACCATGATCACGTCCTGCCCGATCTGTACGACCTTGCCCCGGACGATTTCACCCATCTGGAGGTTCTGAAGGCTCTGCTCATACAGTTCCTTGAAACCGAACCCCTCATCTGGTTTGTCAGTCTGGATTTCGCTGGATTGACTCTGGTTTTCCCTGTCTGTGTCCTGATTGAATTGCGTCTCGTTGCCGTCGACCATAAACCTGATTACCCCCTGAAATTTTTCAACCCGTATGAATTTAGGCGCGTAACATAGGCACCCTTAAAGATCAAGTAATTTCAAGCAGGGAACGTATCCGAAAATGAGGACGGTACTGTTCGGTTCCACCGATCATCCGGTTTTGCACGGATTCGGGACGGGTTGATTTCAATCCCCGGGGCAAGATCGGGGATTT
This DNA window, taken from Syntrophales bacterium, encodes the following:
- the sppA gene encoding signal peptide peptidase SppA is translated as MIRRHPILFGLLLLFVAGAVFLAAVYSLGNVTGGKRSLSLADKVGVVPIDGVITASKDTVEQLESFGKDPSIKAVVLRIDSPGGGVASSQEIFGAILELKKKKKVVASLGSIAASGGYLIACAADRIVSNPGTITGSISAIMHFANAEELMKKIGVRATVIKSGKFKDIGTPARGMTDEERELLQDLVDDIYDQFLDSVAVNRKLSKDTVRTFSDGRVFSGRRAMKLGLVDELGDLTAAVRVAGGMAGIKGDPEVVWPPKKRSSLFDYLLQDTRSYLTKALREQSTGPVGAHYLYPGFAL
- a CDS encoding cofactor-independent phosphoglycerate mutase: MKYVILLGDGMADRPLAELGGKTPLEAARTPNMDRIAGTGLVGLVDTIPEGLQPGSDVANLSVLGYDPRLVYSGRGPLEAANMGVRLDPEDVAFRCNLVTLGGDGLDIMDSYSAGHIGTDEAAEIIADLQRALGNAEFRFHPGISYRHLLVWKGGNASLLTTPPHDITGHNAASRLPKGDGEEAVLRLMRSAAPVLKDHPVNRRRTVNGKKPANSIWPWGQGHAPRIVPLTETYGLRGGMISAVDLLNGMGVYAGLKVIRVEGATGFTDTNYIGKAEKALDALKEMDFIFVHVEAPDEMGHAGDIEGKIKAIEDFDEKVVGTVLKGLETLKPYRVMVLSDHPTPISIRTHSSEPSPFAVLSSEDNENPCLGASYSESEGRKSGILLSPGHHLMERFIRGRLHA
- a CDS encoding thioesterase family protein — translated: MPKHRVQVRVFYADTDAMGIVYHTNYIRWFEIGRTELLRDMGISHDRMAGEPFLLPLTRVYCHYFVSARIDQLLTMETEIAYLKRASIKFHYEIWDENRDVKMVEGYSVHACTDRSGRIVRMPDFCVRQVLHHEPQLKGERNGR
- a CDS encoding 30S ribosomal protein S1, with the protein product MVDGNETQFNQDTDRENQSQSSEIQTDKPDEGFGFKELYEQSLQNLQMGEIVRGKVVQIGQDVIMVDVGWKTEGYILARELKDADGNITVAVGDEIEILVDKRDSDGNLVLSREKAAKIKVWENVRSAYEQNRPIHGTIVERLKGGLSVDIGIPAFLPGSQVDIRPVRDLERYIGQSYLFEILKYDRKRNNVVLSRRTILEREREELKKETLAKIEEGIIVEGIIKNITDYGIFVDLGGIDGLLHVTDISWGRISRPSDGFSRGDKITVKVLSFDREKERVSLGLKQLADNPWHTILNKYPVGSVIDGRVVNVTDYGAFIELEPGVEGLIHISEMFWTREIRHPSKVLQVGQKVQVMILDINQESKRISLGLKQTTQNPWENLRQKYPEGTVIRGTIRNITNFGIFVGVEDGIDGLVHVSDISWKQRVKHPSEFYKKGQEIEAVVLHVDVENEKFSLGIKQIERNPWEELAQRFAMGTVVSGKVTNLTDFGIFVEIEEGIEGLVHISELSQRRVKSPSELFAVGDVISAVVKSVDSKNRKIRLSVKDYEASVEGSHSTTQYLNNRENIGSNLGKALANAKLHDSER
- a CDS encoding enoyl-CoA hydratase/isomerase family protein, with the protein product MKPVPEDATILLEKRNSVAVLTLNRPHEMNALSSDMRRELLEALLLLGDDDEVRAVVLTGGEYVFSAGMDIKEMSEIPDERIDDYFRSMVRYLSKIYTFRKPVVAAVGGIALGGGFNLAVVCDMIIASESAIFGHPELKFGLNPLFGPLMQLVGMAKAKEITMLGEPIGAREALRIGLVNKVAPPDNFMKEAVAVAEELAKRSPKALETVKKLSDVVPRLDKASALELEFVESAFLFSMPERKVLMNEFIMNQFLHKIHKPS
- a CDS encoding homoserine dehydrogenase, which translates into the protein MKTISLGLIGFGTVGTGVVRILQESTEMLSRRLGAKIVLKRIADLDMESPRAVSVKRDLLTTDAETILSDPDIDIVIELMGGYEPARTFILKAIKNGKHVVTANKALLATHGNEIFRAAETAKVDIGFEASVGGTIPIIKTLKESLVANRILSILGIMNGTSNYILTKMTDEGKAFDVVLKEAQALGFAEADPTFDIEGIDTAHKLAITLSLAYGKRVNLDDLYREGITRISEQDIEFARELGYRIKLLAIAIQRGQAVEARIHPTMIPSNHLLANVNGNFNAFHLVGDAADSVFLYGQGAGMMPTASAVIGDVVDISREILKGTSGRVPHRTLEEDLLEDIHLVPFDEMTTNYYFRFTAADRAGVLSKISGILGEKNISIASVIQKGKKQGGAVPVVMTTYKAREKDVREALKHIDQLDVVHGETILIRIEDENL